The Methanophagales archaeon nucleotide sequence AAATGGATAGAATTCCACGACAGGGAGCGTGTGGAGTCCGAATCCGAACTGCACAGACCTGCGAAGCTTTTCCTGGCGAAGAAGAACATATTGTTCTTGGACCCGATAGACGGTGGGGTGAGACTCCAGTCGAGGTTGGATTTGCTCGCTATTCGTGAGCTGGTGAAGGTGTATTTGTGAGCGTATTATTTATATATACTCTGAAATACATCTTTAAACGAATTTCACAATGGCGATGGATACTGATGCTAATACAGATACTATAACATCAGCGGAGATGGCTGCTCTGGATGCGAACTGTGAATTCTTCGGGCTCACTCCATTGCAGCTCATGGAGAACGCAGGTGCGAGTATTGCGAGCGAATTGAAGAAGCGATTCGCTGAGGATACAGAGGTGGTGATAATAGCAGGTAAGGGCAATAATGGCGGCGATGCTTTTGTTGCTGCACGGCATCTTCGCAACGCCAATGTGAGGGTGATACTCGTGGGGCGTTCAAAGGACCTGAGAACAGAAGCGAGCAGTAGGAACTGGCGAATTTTAAGCGAATGTGGCTACCTTCTGGATGAGATAACCGATTCTTCAACTCTGAAAATGCTGAAAGAAACGCTTAACCCTGATGTAATAATAGATGCACTGCTCGGTACGGGAGTGAGAGGTAAGATAAGGGAGCCTGAATCAACTGCTATTGAGCTCATAAATGAATCAGGAGCTTTTGTACTCGCAGTTGACGTGCCTTCTGGTTTGAATCCCGATACTGGGGAATACGATAAGGCTGTTCGTGCTGACCTCACCGTGACATTCCATCGTGCCAAGCCTGGCTTGTTGAAGAAAGAAAGCAAGAGTTATGTCGGCGAACTTGTGGTTGCTGATATAGGGATACCGCCCGGGATGGAACGACTTGCAGGACCCGGAGATGTGAGACTGGTATTGCGGCGAAGAGAAAAAAGCAGTCATAAGGGCGATAATGGTCGGGTATTGATAGTAGGGGGTGGTCCCTTCGCTGGTGCACCCGCTTTGAGTGCTCTCGCATCACTCCGCACCGGCGCCGACTGGGTAACGGTAGCAGCACCCAGGAATGTAGCATCAATCATCGCTTCTATATCGCCCAACCTCATTGTCCAGCCTCTATCCGGTTCTATACTGACTGAAGATGACGTATCACTGGTATCAAGCTTGATGCAGATGCATGATGTGCTGGTCATAGGCATGGGTCTGGGTGCAGCGGAAGAGACGAAGCGAGCAGTAAAGTTAATAATAGAAGACGAAGCAATGAAGAAGGTGGTGGTGGATGCCGATGGACTATACGGGTTAGACCTGCCACTGAAGGTGTCAAAATCAAAATTTAAATCAAAACAGGTGATCATAACACCCCATGCTGGTGAGTTCGGCAAGATGAACGCTCAGAAGCCGCCACCGGATGGTGAAGAGCGACTGGGGTTTATACAGGAGTTCTCACTTCGCAACCGTGTTGTCACGCTCTTAAAAGCCGCTCATGATGTTATATCTGACGGTAAGAGAATAAAGGTGAACATCACTGGCAATGCGGGAATGACAGTTGGAGGTACCGGAGACGTCCTGAGTGGCATAATCGGTGCTCTATTTGCAACCTCCGAAGACGCATTTGAAGTGGCAACGGCAGCTGCTTTTATTTCTGGTTCCGCCGGCGATGCGGCATTTCAGGATAAGGGACTGAGCCTGCTTGCAACAGATGTTGTAGAAGCAATACCAGGGATATTAAGAGCGATTGAGATTGAGCTCAAATCCCTGAAACGAGTGTAGCGATACCAACAGCTCCTGCGTATTGTGAATTCTCTGGTACTATCACCTCAGTACCAAGTAGTCGCTCAAACTCCTTCTGCACCCCTTCCACCAGTGATACGCCACCGACGAAGATGACGGGTGGCCGCATCTCCATCTCCTGTATTTGTGTTTCATAGACCTGTTCTGCGACCGACCGGCATGCAGCAGCGGCTACATCCTCCTTCTTTATCCCTGAA carries:
- a CDS encoding NAD(P)H-hydrate dehydratase, whose translation is MAMDTDANTDTITSAEMAALDANCEFFGLTPLQLMENAGASIASELKKRFAEDTEVVIIAGKGNNGGDAFVAARHLRNANVRVILVGRSKDLRTEASSRNWRILSECGYLLDEITDSSTLKMLKETLNPDVIIDALLGTGVRGKIREPESTAIELINESGAFVLAVDVPSGLNPDTGEYDKAVRADLTVTFHRAKPGLLKKESKSYVGELVVADIGIPPGMERLAGPGDVRLVLRRREKSSHKGDNGRVLIVGGGPFAGAPALSALASLRTGADWVTVAAPRNVASIIASISPNLIVQPLSGSILTEDDVSLVSSLMQMHDVLVIGMGLGAAEETKRAVKLIIEDEAMKKVVVDADGLYGLDLPLKVSKSKFKSKQVIITPHAGEFGKMNAQKPPPDGEERLGFIQEFSLRNRVVTLLKAAHDVISDGKRIKVNITGNAGMTVGGTGDVLSGIIGALFATSEDAFEVATAAAFISGSAGDAAFQDKGLSLLATDVVEAIPGILRAIEIELKSLKRV